The bacterium genomic interval CGCTCCACGTTCCGCCCCTTCGGGAGCGCAAGGAGGACATCCCGTATCTGGTCGAATATTTCATCCGCAAGCACGCCCCGCGCATGAACCCGCGCGTCCGCGGAGTGGACCGGAATGCGATGGACAGACTCGTGCGGTACGACTGGCCGGGGAACATCCGCGAGCTGGAAAACGTCGTCGAGCGCGGGCTCGTCCTGGGGACGGAGGAAATCCTTCTTTTCGACAAGCAAAGGCTGGGCGACATCCCGGAAAAAGAGGGGGAAGAAGAGCTCACCTCGCTCGAAGAGTATGAGCGGCGGTACATTTTGCGCGTCCTCGAACGCACCGGCGGCATCGTATCCGGCGAGCGGGGCGCCGCCCGCATCCTCAGCGTCAAGCCCACCACCCTGCAGAGCCGGATGAAAAAGCTCGGCATTCGCCAGAACGGCCGGAGCCGGAAAGCCCAGATCGCCGGAAAGGCCTGATCCCGCCCCATCCCTCCCCACGGAATCCTCGTTTTTATGGGCAGTGGCCGACAATTTGGCAACGATATATCGTTAAGTTACGATATATCGTTCAAAAAGCGGCCCCCCCGATTTCGGTCTGTCCATGTAACTAATTGAATTCAATTAATATATAGCTATTCATGGAATTGGCACGTTATTTGCTTGTATTGAAAAGTGAAAAGCATGCGCTGGCCATATGTCGTCGGACGGTGTTCAACAATCGAACTTTTCCGCCGGGCGATCCGGCGCGGAAAAAGAAAGAAAGAAGAGGTGAATCATGGAAATTCTGTTGGCCGTAACAAGCGTGACATTCGTTGTGGGGTTCTCGTTGGCGCTGCCCTATCTCTCCTGGAAGCTGGCCGAGAGTGCAATTCCCCTGGCGCGGGACTACCGGCATCCGGTGAACGCCGAGGGGAATCGCCCGCTCGGCCAGCTCAATCGCCTGCCGGAAGAGGAAGCGGCAGAGCCGATGCGGAAGGCCGCGTAGGAAGGTTTTCGGACAAATACTGCCTTCCGAGCGGGAGGCCCAAAATAAAAGAAAGGGGTCAATCATGGAATTCTTGCTGAATATTGCAATCGTAGCGCTGACGGTCGTCGTTTCGTGGCTCTTCCTGTGGGCCATGATGACGCGAGCCGTAATTTCGAACGCCCGGACCGAGGCCGAAATCGGCGACCCGGCGGAGATTCTCGCCGAACGCCGGCGCCTGAACGCGCAGCTCGAACAGGACATCTTCCGGCAGGCCGCGTAAGTTCCGCCGGCCGAAGGGAAAAGGAGAACATCATGTACAAAAATGCTTTGATTGCGCTGGATGGAACGAAGAGCGCCGAGGTTTCGATTGACGAGTTGATCCAGATGGCGCCCGCCGTGGAAAAGGTGCACCTCCTTCTGGTGGAGCATCCCATTGCGAATGCCTTCCGCCTCGAGGGCTACATCGTCTATTCGGATCAGATCATGGAGGCCCGGAGGCGGAGCGGAATCGAATATCTTGAATCTTTCCGCAAGTTGCTGGAGAAGATCGGCTTCGAGGTGTTGCTTTCGGTGCGCTTCGACGACTCCGCCACTGCGATTGCGGCGGTGGCCCAGGA includes:
- a CDS encoding universal stress protein, with amino-acid sequence MYKNALIALDGTKSAEVSIDELIQMAPAVEKVHLLLVEHPIANAFRLEGYIVYSDQIMEARRRSGIEYLESFRKLLEKIGFEVLLSVRFDDSATAIAAVAQETGADLVLLGGAEGGFFTGPAGLSHLAPRVAQKVDAAVVAVQSKKEKKAA